One segment of Polaribacter huanghezhanensis DNA contains the following:
- a CDS encoding ABC transporter permease, which yields MKFLFDSDTWQEIYGSIRKNKTRTAITIVGVLWGIFLLVVLLGAARGIENNFNKIFGSFATNSVFIFPRATEIPFKGFQKNRRFSLTLKDVEILKSEYSKEIRLLAPRNQTSNLIIKGFKTGTFQVSGDYPVLDKIQKKNLMYGRFLNENDILSYAKVCVISEEMYKQLFEKNEFPIGQLVNINSINYKVVGVYKPSIGISFDGDSAYIPFSTFQKVYNTGNKIGWMMITANDGIDIVQMEADILLTLKNLHNVSPEDQRAFGSINLGVAIAKVTGFLTGMQFLTWFVGIATLIAGVFAIGNILLITVKERTKEIGIRRALGATPLSIRRQIVLESVFLTTVAGMLGIVFGALVLFGLDKLVGNGENAVLVNPTVNIPIILIAFLTLTVFGSLIGLIPAYMATIVKPIEALREE from the coding sequence ATGAAATTTTTATTTGATTCAGATACATGGCAAGAAATTTACGGAAGTATTCGTAAAAATAAAACCAGAACAGCAATTACTATAGTTGGTGTGTTGTGGGGAATTTTCTTGTTAGTTGTTTTATTAGGTGCAGCAAGAGGGATAGAGAATAATTTTAATAAAATTTTTGGAAGCTTTGCTACCAATAGCGTCTTTATTTTTCCACGAGCTACCGAAATACCATTTAAAGGATTCCAAAAAAATCGCAGATTTAGTTTAACCTTAAAGGATGTAGAAATTTTAAAAAGTGAATATAGCAAAGAAATTAGATTATTAGCACCAAGAAATCAAACATCAAATTTAATTATAAAAGGGTTTAAAACAGGTACTTTTCAAGTTAGTGGAGATTATCCAGTTTTAGATAAAATACAGAAAAAGAACTTAATGTATGGTCGTTTTTTAAACGAAAATGATATTTTATCCTATGCAAAAGTTTGTGTTATCTCTGAGGAAATGTACAAACAATTGTTTGAAAAGAATGAATTTCCAATAGGTCAACTTGTTAATATAAATAGTATCAATTATAAAGTAGTTGGCGTTTATAAGCCTTCTATCGGAATTAGTTTTGATGGAGATTCTGCTTACATACCATTTTCAACTTTTCAAAAAGTGTACAATACTGGAAATAAAATAGGCTGGATGATGATTACTGCCAATGATGGAATTGACATTGTACAAATGGAAGCAGATATTTTGTTAACCTTAAAAAATCTACATAATGTAAGTCCAGAGGATCAAAGAGCATTTGGTAGTATAAACCTTGGAGTAGCAATAGCAAAAGTAACTGGGTTTTTAACTGGAATGCAATTTTTAACATGGTTTGTTGGTATTGCTACATTAATTGCTGGAGTTTTTGCCATTGGTAATATTTTATTAATTACAGTGAAAGAACGTACAAAAGAAATCGGAATTAGAAGAGCCCTTGGAGCAACTCCACTTAGTATTAGAAGACAAATTGTTTTAGAATCTGTATTCTTAACTACAGTTGCAGGAATGTTAGGAATTGTTTTTGGAGCTTTAGTTTTATTTGGATTAGATAAATTGGTAGGAAATGGAGAAAATGCAGTATTAGTTAATCCAACTGTAAATATTCCAATTATATTAATAGCATTTTTAACATTAACGGTATTTGGGTCTTTAATAGGATTGATACCAGCATATATGGCAACAATAGTGAAACCAATAGAAGCATTAAGAGAAGAATAA
- a CDS encoding 3-hydroxyacyl-CoA dehydrogenase family protein has translation MKNIAVIGSGTMGNGIAHTFAQFGFQVQLIDISETALAKGIATITKNLDRMVAKEKISEADKNNTLNNITTYTSIKAGVQYASLVVEAATENVDLKLNIFRELDEVCPEDTILATNTSSISITQIAAVTKRPTQVIGMHFMNPVPIMKLVEIIRGYNTSDEVMKFTVDLTKKINKIPVEVNDYPGFVANRILMPMINESIETFYNGVAGIKEIDTVMMLGMAHPMGPLQLADFIGLDVCLSILNVLYDGFKNPKYAPCPLLVNMVRAGKLGVKSGEGFYDYSESRKAEKVAKQFV, from the coding sequence ATGAAAAATATCGCTGTAATTGGTTCAGGAACAATGGGAAACGGAATTGCGCACACTTTTGCTCAATTTGGATTTCAAGTGCAATTAATTGACATTTCTGAAACTGCATTGGCTAAAGGAATTGCAACTATTACGAAGAACTTAGATAGAATGGTTGCCAAAGAAAAAATTTCTGAAGCTGATAAAAACAACACCTTAAACAATATCACCACCTACACTTCTATCAAAGCTGGTGTGCAGTATGCAAGTTTGGTTGTGGAAGCTGCAACAGAAAATGTAGATTTAAAACTCAATATTTTTAGAGAATTGGATGAAGTTTGTCCAGAAGACACCATTCTAGCAACAAATACTTCTTCAATTTCAATTACTCAAATTGCTGCAGTAACAAAAAGACCAACGCAAGTAATCGGAATGCATTTTATGAATCCTGTGCCAATTATGAAATTGGTGGAAATTATTAGAGGTTATAATACTTCTGATGAAGTGATGAAATTTACGGTTGATTTGACAAAAAAAATCAATAAAATTCCGGTTGAAGTAAATGATTATCCTGGTTTTGTTGCCAACAGAATTTTAATGCCAATGATTAATGAATCTATTGAAACATTCTACAACGGAGTAGCTGGTATTAAAGAAATTGACACGGTGATGATGTTGGGAATGGCACATCCAATGGGGCCACTACAATTAGCAGATTTTATTGGTTTAGATGTGTGTTTATCAATCTTGAATGTATTGTATGATGGGTTTAAAAATCCAAAATATGCTCCTTGTCCGTTATTAGTAAATATGGTTAGAGCAGGAAAACTAGGCGTTAAATCTGGTGAAGGTTTTTACGATTATTCTGAAAGCAGAAAAGCAGAAAAAGTTGCGAAGCAATTTGTCTAA
- a CDS encoding ABC transporter permease — MFDLDRWREIFQSISKNKLRSVMSGFTVAFAILLFTLLFGIVSGLSNSFKDAFSDDAANFMSVRVRKTTKPYKGLQTGRVIQLKNKDYNFVKNGYDSKIQYLTARVNKSVNISYKDKQDNYSLRAVNPDHQFLEKTIIDEGRYINDRDLKEKAKVIVIGRLVKQDLFGERPALGKRVNVSGISYQIIGVFSDEGGDNEERYTYIPVTTAQMIYGNNDFINQINIGYNPDLSLDEAIAFGNKLERDLRKELNIAPDDQSALSVQNMADTNKGVGTFVIALYFIVIFIGSGTLVAGIIGISNIMIFVIKERTKEFGIRKALGAQPASIVGMVVQESVLITTIAGYLGLSLGTFILSEIGNSLEDYFIKDPSVSPGIVIGATITLILSGLIAGYVPAKRAASIKPIVALRAD; from the coding sequence ATGTTCGATTTAGATCGTTGGAGAGAAATTTTTCAAAGCATCAGTAAAAACAAATTACGTTCTGTAATGTCTGGTTTTACAGTAGCTTTTGCAATCTTACTTTTTACCTTATTATTTGGGATTGTAAGTGGACTTAGTAACTCTTTTAAAGATGCTTTTTCTGATGATGCTGCAAATTTTATGTCTGTTAGGGTTAGAAAAACAACGAAACCTTATAAAGGATTACAAACAGGTAGAGTAATCCAATTAAAAAATAAAGATTATAATTTTGTAAAAAACGGATACGATTCTAAAATACAGTATTTAACAGCTAGAGTAAATAAAAGCGTAAACATTTCATACAAAGACAAACAAGATAATTATAGTTTAAGAGCTGTTAACCCAGATCATCAATTTTTGGAAAAAACAATTATTGATGAAGGAAGGTATATTAACGATAGAGATTTAAAAGAAAAAGCCAAAGTAATTGTAATTGGTCGTTTAGTAAAACAAGACTTATTTGGAGAAAGACCAGCCTTAGGAAAGCGTGTAAATGTTAGTGGAATATCCTATCAAATTATTGGTGTTTTTTCTGATGAAGGTGGAGATAATGAAGAACGTTATACATATATACCAGTTACAACAGCTCAAATGATTTATGGTAATAACGACTTTATCAATCAAATTAATATTGGATATAATCCAGATTTAAGTTTAGATGAAGCAATCGCTTTTGGTAATAAATTGGAACGAGATTTAAGAAAGGAATTAAATATAGCTCCAGATGATCAAAGCGCTTTATCTGTTCAGAATATGGCAGATACAAATAAAGGTGTTGGTACTTTTGTAATAGCGTTGTACTTTATTGTAATTTTTATTGGATCAGGAACGTTGGTTGCAGGAATCATCGGTATTAGTAATATTATGATTTTTGTTATTAAAGAACGAACAAAAGAGTTTGGAATCAGAAAAGCTTTAGGTGCTCAACCAGCATCAATTGTTGGAATGGTTGTACAAGAATCCGTTTTGATAACAACAATTGCTGGATATTTAGGGTTGTCACTAGGAACCTTTATTTTAAGTGAAATTGGAAATAGTTTAGAAGATTATTTTATAAAAGATCCAAGTGTAAGCCCAGGAATTGTAATAGGAGCAACTATTACTTTAATTTTATCAGGGTTAATTGCAGGATATGTTCCCGCAAAAAGAGCAGCAAGTATTAAACCAATTGTAGCATTAAGAGCAGATTAA
- a CDS encoding efflux RND transporter periplasmic adaptor subunit — MSKRAKIILAIIAVGFIAALIWFGKKNKTNIIEFETETAFTTTIVEKTVATGKVVPLEEVEIKPQITGIIDEVFVVEGAIVKNGDLIATVRVVPNIASLNSATGRVKSAMLSFNNAKISYDRNKKLFDKGVISGQEFETAELNFDNAKLNLANAESDLEIIKKGSTSGLGKTTNTNIIATASGMILEIPVKKGYQVTQTNDFNAGTTIASIADMTKMIFEGKVDESEVSKLIVGTKIEVSLGAIEGKKFPAKLNFVAPKGTEEGGAVQFKIKADVTLDKNNFIRAGYSANADIVLVKKEGVLAIKEALLRFDKKTEEPYVEVKVGDTFEKRTVKLGISDGVDIEVLSGITKDDQIKIWNKASKDDVNKNGGRRNN, encoded by the coding sequence ATGAGTAAAAGAGCAAAAATTATTTTAGCAATTATAGCAGTAGGTTTTATTGCGGCCCTTATTTGGTTCGGTAAAAAGAACAAAACAAATATTATAGAATTTGAAACTGAAACAGCTTTCACTACAACTATTGTTGAAAAAACTGTTGCAACTGGTAAAGTTGTGCCACTAGAAGAAGTAGAGATTAAACCTCAAATTACAGGAATTATTGATGAAGTCTTTGTAGTTGAAGGAGCCATCGTAAAAAATGGAGATTTAATCGCAACCGTTAGAGTTGTACCAAACATAGCTTCTTTAAATAGTGCTACAGGTAGAGTTAAATCTGCAATGCTAAGTTTTAACAATGCAAAAATTTCTTATGATAGAAATAAAAAACTATTTGATAAAGGAGTAATCTCTGGTCAAGAATTTGAAACTGCAGAACTTAACTTTGATAATGCTAAATTAAATTTAGCAAATGCTGAATCTGATTTAGAAATCATTAAAAAAGGTTCAACATCTGGTTTAGGAAAAACAACAAATACAAATATTATAGCTACAGCATCAGGTATGATTTTGGAGATTCCTGTTAAAAAAGGATATCAAGTAACTCAAACAAACGACTTTAATGCAGGTACTACAATTGCTAGTATTGCAGATATGACCAAAATGATTTTTGAAGGAAAAGTGGATGAGTCTGAAGTTAGCAAATTAATAGTAGGAACTAAAATTGAAGTTTCTTTAGGGGCAATAGAAGGAAAAAAATTTCCTGCAAAATTAAATTTTGTAGCACCAAAAGGTACTGAAGAAGGAGGAGCTGTTCAATTTAAAATAAAAGCAGATGTAACGTTGGATAAAAACAATTTTATTAGAGCAGGTTACAGTGCAAATGCAGATATCGTTTTAGTAAAAAAAGAAGGAGTTTTAGCGATTAAAGAAGCTTTGTTACGTTTTGATAAAAAAACGGAAGAGCCTTATGTAGAAGTTAAAGTTGGAGATACATTTGAAAAAAGAACTGTAAAACTAGGTATTTCTGATGGTGTAGATATTGAAGTTCTTTCTGGTATAACTAAAGATGACCAAATTAAAATTTGGAACAAAGCATCTAAAGATGATGTCAATAAAAACGGTGGTAGAAGAAATAATTAA
- a CDS encoding ABC transporter ATP-binding protein, whose amino-acid sequence MIEIKKLHKSYPIGKDSLHVLKGIDLHIKEGEFVSIMGSSGSGKSTLLNIVGLLDEHDEGEYYLNGQLIKNLNEKKAAILRNKFLGFVFQSFNLISYKTALENVALPLYYKGIPRKERLKIAMEYLDKVELKDWANHLPNELSGGQKQRVAIARALVTQPKVVLADEPTGALDSTTTDNVMDLLRDINNEGMTVFVITHEEEVAEQTKRIVRLKDGVIISDELTNKAKAV is encoded by the coding sequence ATGATAGAAATAAAAAAACTACACAAATCTTATCCAATCGGGAAGGATTCTTTACATGTTTTAAAAGGAATTGATTTACATATTAAAGAAGGTGAATTTGTTTCAATTATGGGATCTTCTGGTTCAGGAAAATCTACATTATTAAACATTGTTGGCCTTTTAGATGAACATGATGAAGGAGAATATTATTTAAACGGTCAGTTAATTAAAAATTTAAATGAAAAGAAAGCAGCTATTTTAAGAAATAAATTTTTAGGATTTGTTTTTCAGTCGTTTAATTTAATATCCTACAAAACTGCTTTAGAAAACGTTGCATTACCATTATATTATAAAGGTATTCCAAGAAAAGAACGTTTAAAAATAGCAATGGAATATTTAGATAAAGTTGAATTAAAAGATTGGGCAAATCATTTACCAAATGAATTGTCTGGTGGACAAAAGCAACGTGTTGCAATTGCAAGAGCTTTGGTAACACAACCAAAAGTTGTTTTGGCAGATGAACCAACAGGAGCATTAGATTCTACTACTACAGACAATGTAATGGATTTGTTAAGAGATATCAATAACGAAGGAATGACTGTTTTTGTTATTACACACGAAGAAGAAGTTGCAGAACAAACCAAAAGAATTGTTAGATTAAAAGATGGCGTTATTATTAGCGATGAATTAACCAATAAAGCAAAAGCAGTATAG
- a CDS encoding acyloxyacyl hydrolase: MQFSQGNENNFMFDDVDYFYRANIIKGQLYFPITTLKSVEVSLIVQPQIQFIKHQLYNEQFVRPEEDNYIEKRQRYTQLKNLSITAIEFGIEAKQQLFKNLSIFFQAGLGLSYVDTATERLAKGFTFLENGNLGLDLQLNQKTSIQFFGGLGHVSNLDFQLPNSGYTIFNTGFGFQYSLK, encoded by the coding sequence ATGCAGTTTTCTCAGGGAAACGAAAACAATTTTATGTTTGATGATGTAGATTATTTTTACAGGGCAAACATTATAAAAGGGCAATTGTATTTTCCAATAACAACACTTAAATCTGTTGAAGTTTCTTTGATTGTACAGCCACAAATACAATTTATAAAACACCAATTATACAATGAGCAATTTGTAAGACCAGAAGAAGATAATTATATAGAAAAAAGACAACGTTATACCCAGTTAAAAAACCTTTCGATTACTGCAATTGAGTTTGGTATAGAGGCAAAACAACAGCTCTTTAAAAACCTAAGTATATTTTTTCAAGCTGGTTTAGGACTTAGCTATGTTGATACAGCAACAGAACGTTTGGCAAAAGGGTTTACTTTTTTAGAAAACGGAAATTTAGGATTGGATTTACAGTTAAACCAGAAAACATCTATTCAGTTTTTTGGTGGATTAGGACATGTATCTAATTTAGATTTTCAGTTACCAAATAGCGGATATACTATTTTTAATACGGGTTTTGGTTTTCAATATTCTTTAAAATAA